The genome window AGCTGTAAACTAAGCTGCATGTCGATggtttaatgtgatattacactgacttacatttattttctgtaCACTTTTTCCATAGTACCAATTACCCTTACCTTCAACCCCCGTCTTTGCCCTAAAATGGAATTTTTAAATCATGGGAGAGTGACAGGTGTGTGAGGGTGAGcatttttaaatcatgtttattttttagtgATCATAAAGAACATATGTTCACACACATTACAGCTATCCTTACATTACTCTCTTACTCAATATAATGTGATTTTTAAATTAAGTgtactgtgtttttttccccaaaagtGAATATAGAAGGGATGAGATTACTCAAGGgagtttaacacacacacatacacctacTGGGCACATGTCCACGGATTGCACATGCAGACTGCAACACATGGAATGAGCTCAGATTGCACAACATACAATTGCTGCTGAGCACACTTTGCCCTGGGAAAATGCTTGCATATCTCTACACATGGGAGCGGTCTGGAGATACCGTTGATACGCGAGAGTGACAGGTGTGTGAGGGTGAGCATTTTTAAACAGAAGAAGGACTATGAATTTGCAAGCCAGACGCAGTGGGAATAACATCTCACGCAGGTCATCATAGGGACAAGTATAATTCTCACGTTCTTGTTGATATTTTGCCAGTATTAAAAATTGGACAAattgttactttaaaaaaaaaaaacctgtacaTTTAACAGGAGTTTTACTCATTCTGGCTGATTAGCCCAGTACTACAGTACCGTGCAAAAGTTTTAGGCAGGTGAggaaaaatgctgtaaacaaagaatgctCTTAAAAATGGAAGTGTTAATCTTTTATTTTCATCAATCAACAAAATACAGTTAATGAATAAAAGAGAAATCTAAACTAcatcaatatttggtgtgaccatcCTTTGAATTCAAAAGAGCATCTCACTCGATGATGTTGAGATCAGGGCTCTGTAGGGGCCATACCATCACTTCCAGtacttcttgttcttttttattttgacgaTGGGTTGTATGTTTGGgtctgttgtcctgctgcagaatacATTTGGGGCAAATAAACAATCATTAATATTTCTGAAGACATTCTGTTAATAGCATTTTTTCACACCTGCCTAAAACCTTTGCACAGATCACACATCTTTTTGTCTTGCCAGTTTAAGCCTAGCTCACCTAAATGGTTGGGAATGGAGAGTATAGAAGATAGGGAAGAGGAGAAGTAGGAAAAATAAGTGTGGGGCTATACAGGAGGGTTAGTAAAACCTTAAAACCAGTGTAATGCCAGAAAAACAGTGGAACACATGTTCCTCCTTATTTGTCTAGGGTTGCATATTGTCTAGAACATTTTTTATGATAACAGTTTATGCTAAAAccatagactgtaaataaatgatGGATGTAAAATCTATGACATCACCAATTGATTTCTGGATTCTGTTTTCAAGCATTAAAGTTGTTGAaaaatgttttggggtttttttggcctTAAGAGAGTATTTTTACACAAGAGAGTGGATTGTTAAGCTAATGCTAACAAGGTGCACCTgctaatacaataaaataatcctCTAGTACACATGTCTGAAACTCAAAGCTTgcaggccaaatttggcccgccaTGCCGTTTTATGTGTCCTGCGTGAACTTCTCAATGATTATCTTAAAATAAGTTTATCGTTTGCTGCTTAAAAGCACACAGTGATCATAAACTACATTTCCCACAACACATTTCGATTGTTTGAAAGGGAGAGAGACAACATCTAATTTAACTTGATCTGTTATTTAAACATACACATGTGGTATCCACAGAAAAGTCAGAATCTTAGCTAAAAGCTTACAACATAATTTCAATGACCACCAAAAgctaaaacagcaaacagatgtaaacacaaagcgtggaTCCCACGTACAGGAAATGCCAATCGGGTGCGGAAAACCGacatctcacagattctgaaacTCCAGATTTCAtcactctccaaccaaaattcattGAACGGCAAAACAAGATCACTACGCTATACTTCACTTTTGAAAAAGACTTTTAATGAATTTCCACTTACGTTGGCTGTCTTGCTTCCACCATAAAATTGCACTTCCTTCATAGCTCTCTCTGTGTGCTTCGAAAGACTAGTTTCCCATCAAAAATCCCTAATTCGTGCATTATTTGCTTGTTTATTACACACCAGTCTATTGGTGAGTACAATAACAGCTGAAAGCCTAATTTCTACTATCCAGTACAAAAGAAAATTTCAACTTTCACAAATTGCAAAACGAGTTacgtctctaataaaacctctttgtgaaaaacagatgtttgtttttccactttCAACTATAGAAATCTGGTTTTTATGACAATTAAAAAGCAATCgccacaacataaaaaaaaaaaaaaaaaaaaaaggcttcctGACACCGACAGAAACAAGAGTTTTGCTGGTCCAGCCtgcttaagatcaaagtggtcTATATGTGGCTCGCAATATAAAATAAGGTTGACACCCCTGTCCTAGAAGCATCATTTGAGTTTCCATGTTTATGCAGACGACTTCCAGATTTATTTGGAAGTCAGATTTACTCTTCCTTTCTCCGGGAACCAGCTAACAAATATTTCATTCTTTAGCATCTATACTGGTGCATTTTTGCTGTATATGTGTATTACTATGCAACTTCCACAGACTTTACTATATTACTTTGTCAGGGCATTCTTGTAAAATAGACTGTTATTTACAATAAAAGATGAGCTCATACTAATGGGTATGAACAGATATGTTCTCTTAGGCGATAAAAAGTTTCAGGTATATTGATCAAGTGGTTTTTTGTAAGAGACATTAATAGCATGTCACAGTCCCCCCCAATTGTCCCTTCTGGTAAGTGCTCTGACAACACATAATAAATTACCACACTAAAAACTTCATCTCTAATTTAcactttaaattttatttaaaaaaaaaaaaaaaaaaaaaaagtgcattcaCAACAAAGAATGAATAAGACTAAAATAAGTTATATTACAATATTAAATGTACACTTGAACAAAAACTGTACAATATGtacaacagaacaaaaggcaaacaaaaacatcataGGCCCGATTGCAGCCAGGTGGAGGTAGGTTTCCTAAAGAAAATTGAGTCATCCCTGCTCACTTTGTTTACAAGGCAGTTATATGACTAATTTCTATGAAATGAACAGTTAAATATTTGCAGAAATACAATTAAGCTTCCCTGAAAGAACTAGTTTGAAAACAAAGGAGACAGTGTCCTGAACAGCATGCATCTCAAGGCAAAACTGCTTCTGGCTATCAACGTGTCAAATACTTACTGATTTAGGAAGAACTTACTTCAAAACCTAATTAGGCCATCTGCACATTTCATTATTAACCTTAATAGCAACATCAGCAAATAAATCACCTGACAGTCGAGGATTCTGCTGGACATGTTCATGTCTTAAACTATTTTTGTGTGTTACAGCGAGAGTATAGAACAGCCTGTGAATCCAACCTTTCAAAACAGGGAATGTTTATTAGTGAGTGGCCCTTGTTGATTGATAAGTCTttacataaaatatttatttcaaatcATAAGTagtgtgatttttgtttcttttaaacacTGTTCATTTTTTACAATTTGATCCAAGTACAAGGGCCACCAACTGACCAATCAAAATGACACTTACTCACCTGAActgacacaaaagaaaaatgactgAATCAAGTGACTATGATTGCGGTTGTTGCAGCCTCCTCCGACTATTTAAAACTTTGAGTCtgtcctctttttgtttttgtttattaaaaaaaaacaaacaaaaaaaaaaaaaaacccacacacacacacacacacacacacacacacacacacacacacacacacacacacacgcaaaatataaatgttagagATTTTGCCCAAACTTTGGCTGCTTTGCAAAGCTTGCAGTTCAgtcttaacaaaaaacaaacctgaaGTCCACTTAATATGGCTCACCTTTGAGCTTAACAGATAACACATGACTCAGTGAGTGAACTAGTGTTGAGCTGAACTGTGGCCAAGCATTGCTGTGTACAGCGTTGGGATTAACATACATCATTCTGTAATAGTTGTGTTTAGCCCAAACATAAAAGCCATACAAGGCTGAAGGCACAACTTTGTAATGACATTAAGTCAAAGTTAACAAAGCACAATTAACTCTAAAGCCACCAAAGACCTGTGAGAATGGAGGGATCATAGTCAATATGGCTATAAAAGATCCTGAAAAtaatattcaagtttcattaaaCTACAACACTGTACTGCAGTGGCTTCCAGTTAATTGGTCTAATTGAGACTTTGCTTTAAATCATTGACATTTGACATACTCCCACAGATGACGCAAAAGAAATGACAGGATGTTGTCTTTGTCTTGTGTATTGAGGTGGCAGggggaccaaaaaaaaaaaaaaaaaaagaaaagaaagaaatgcactACACTCTACAGTCAAGGCATGACAATGATTAATTATGAGGCAATGTTTGTTATATCATGTCCAGGGAAACTGTGTGCATGTGAATATACAGTCTACATGACAGAAACAACTGTATGTGCGCTTTCCAGCAGGAAAAGCCATTTCTTACTCCCATCTATCTACAAAGTCTCTTCCCTTACCCCGCCCCCCCCCCAAGAAGTCTCTGAAAACCTACAAATGTCCAATCCTGGTCCGTTACCTACGGAGCTGCTCTAGTCTGGCTTTCAGCTTTTCCTGTTTGGCTTTAAGTTTGTCTTTCCTGGTTTGCAGTCTGTGGGACTCATCCTCTAAACTATAAATACAGTCTCTGGCTTTCTTCAAGATCACCACCTTAGATGCCTTGTCATTGTGCGACAACTCAGGCACGTTGTCACGCAAGCGCATGAAACAGTTCTTTAGCTCGTTTCGGCGTTGCCTCTCCATCACATTGTGAGTCTTTCTCcgctcctcctcatcctccgtCTCTGTTGAGTTTCGGGATGAGTGACGCGATGAGGTTGATGAAGAACTGCGTGAAAGGCAGTGGAAGCGTGACGGGCCATCGCTCCCTCGTGCACGCTTGTTTGATGGCGGCGGTGATGCAGGGCAGGGAGCAGCGTAGTTGTGCTGTAGCTGGATTTCAAAGCGGTATCGCTGCCGAGCACGTTGTTCCTCTTCTTGCTTCTGCTGACGTTCAGCCAATGTAGGCTCAGGGGAGGAACTTGAGGAACAGCGGACCACAGTCACCACATCAATTTCCTCctctgtaagaaaaaaaaataaaaaattagagTAGTTCTTTGGCCCCCCATGACCATGTCATAATCTTGGTGGGTTGTGGCACAACTTTTAAAAGGACACACTGTATAGACTGCACAAAGCCCACCGAAGGACACCAGTCAGTTGTGAAAATCTAACttgaaatagttaaaagtttacAACATCCACAAAGAATTCCAGTGGAattaccaaatcacaacaagctATCATATCCTAAGAGATAGTAACCACTGAAAAACTAATATAAATGCCAATCTGCCATCTCCGTTCTAGCCCAGAGATGCTGCAGGGCTTAAGGCAGTAAAATGACTCATTAAAAGCGTAATAGATTGAGCCACAACTCTCACTGCTAAACatgagtcacacacacatttctcttAAAACCCCTAATCTACTTAATGTCACTCAACATCTTAAACCTCACCCACACCTTAATAACACACTTCAGCCATTAAGGCTTCTGCAGATTAAAGGTGGGTGCTGCTGTCTTGATAAGCTGAACACAGAACAGTTTGGGCTTAGTGCCAGTAAACATTAACAGAATTGTCAATGAAATGCCAGTGAGGCTGTTCTGGGTGTGGGTGTTTATACTGATAAGCACTGCAACAACAAAGCAGGACTGAGATTAAAGTAAGAGTTGATCATCAGCACTACAacttaatgaaaacattcaacTTACCAGAGTCGCTAGATGAATATGTGGACAGCTCGCCACCAACTGATCCGTAGTCTGATGTGGCTTCACTGGGCTCCGGAGCTTCCATAAGGCTCTGGCAGTCAAGTGTGGAGCCGGCGATCTCCTCAAAGATGCGGGTATCAATGTCAGATAGTACGGGGCTGCAACCGAGTAGTGAGGAGACAAGCTTCTCCTCAGCTGCCAGGCACTGCCAGAGGCAGTCCTCAGCTTCCTCAGAGCAGGGCTGGTTAAGCTCGCCTTCTTTCTCAGCATCAGAGTGGAAGAAGTCACACTGCCAGTTGAGCTGCATGTCATGGTCCTCCAGTAGAATATCCGACACGTAGCTGAGCTGGTCCTCCTTGGACAGAGGCTTATCACCACCCAGCCCAGACTTCATGGGGGGCGACTGCGGAGGTGTCGGTAATGCCTGGAGGTCTTTCATCAGGCTTTGGCAGAACTCGTCATCAAAGAGCAGCGGCTCTGAACAAAACCAGTCCTGCGACTGAGTGAAACTTTCCAACATGTTTGAAATCTGTGACAACGACAACAAAAAACGGTATAAATTAAAAATCTAAGAGGTAGTGGAG of Maylandia zebra isolate NMK-2024a linkage group LG5, Mzebra_GT3a, whole genome shotgun sequence contains these proteins:
- the mych gene encoding myelocytomatosis oncogene homolog — encoded protein: MLESFTQSQDWFCSEPLLFDDEFCQSLMKDLQALPTPPQSPPMKSGLGGDKPLSKEDQLSYVSDILLEDHDMQLNWQCDFFHSDAEKEGELNQPCSEEAEDCLWQCLAAEEKLVSSLLGCSPVLSDIDTRIFEEIAGSTLDCQSLMEAPEPSEATSDYGSVGGELSTYSSSDSEEEIDVVTVVRCSSSSSPEPTLAERQQKQEEEQRARQRYRFEIQLQHNYAAPCPASPPPSNKRARGSDGPSRFHCLSRSSSSTSSRHSSRNSTETEDEEERRKTHNVMERQRRNELKNCFMRLRDNVPELSHNDKASKVVILKKARDCIYSLEDESHRLQTRKDKLKAKQEKLKARLEQLRR